The following coding sequences are from one Arcobacter nitrofigilis DSM 7299 window:
- a CDS encoding HugZ family pyridoxamine 5'-phosphate oxidase, producing MNKLTNEEIIDAFKTFPKDKFSLMLSTTSKDNEPLTSYSPFVEDDNKFYVVMSSSLPHYKNIEATLKAHAFLIEDEKEASHIYARKRLYFSTSCKIVEGEKYFELFDKRYGDSLSFIRKMKDFKIVELTPKDKSLVLGFGAAYLMNENGELMEKNISHK from the coding sequence ATGAATAAACTAACAAATGAAGAGATAATTGATGCATTTAAAACTTTTCCTAAAGACAAATTCTCTTTAATGCTTTCAACTACAAGTAAAGACAATGAACCGCTTACAAGTTACTCACCCTTTGTAGAAGATGATAATAAATTTTATGTTGTTATGAGCTCTTCTCTTCCACATTATAAAAATATCGAAGCTACTTTAAAAGCTCATGCTTTTTTGATAGAAGATGAAAAAGAAGCTTCACATATTTATGCTAGAAAAAGATTATATTTTTCTACATCATGTAAAATAGTTGAAGGTGAAAAATATTTTGAATTATTTGATAAAAGATATGGAGATAGTCTATCTTTTATTAGGAAAATGAAAGATTTTAAAATAGTTGAACTAACTCCAAAAGATAAATCTTTAGTTTTAGGTTTTGGAGCTGCTTATTTGATGAATGAAAATGGTGAATTAATGGAAAAAAACATCTCACACAAATAA
- a CDS encoding methyltransferase domain-containing protein, which translates to MKRFSNENMVEIIEYISNYLKDKESRYIFEFEVLNPDISLDAYSGEKFKIENKQYIYRSYNSWNSLAQILFCKLLTPQVISNEFIKLSFVKLDRTDSFHESSSEQSEKYGINSIFDNINKNEEASFIYYYMNALKNVDISSKTKVLNLGINSGAEFEVIKQLSNDYKKTHFTGIDFCQSAINKAKINFDESNFSFLTEDINNINNLDLGKFDLIISIGTLQSTTLNFKTFFMSLVQDYLEDRGSIILGFPNCRWIDTQMIYGAKAPNYNYSELSILFNDVIFCKKYLQQKKYRVTITGRDYIFLTATSIKKG; encoded by the coding sequence ATGAAAAGATTTTCAAATGAGAATATGGTAGAGATAATTGAATATATATCAAACTATTTAAAAGATAAAGAGAGTAGATATATTTTTGAATTTGAGGTTTTAAATCCAGATATCTCTTTAGATGCTTATAGTGGAGAGAAGTTTAAAATTGAAAATAAACAATACATATATAGAAGTTATAATTCATGGAATTCATTAGCTCAAATTCTCTTTTGTAAGTTACTAACTCCCCAAGTTATTTCAAATGAATTTATTAAATTATCATTTGTAAAATTAGATAGAACTGATAGCTTCCATGAAAGTTCAAGTGAACAAAGTGAAAAGTATGGTATAAATTCAATCTTTGACAATATAAATAAAAATGAAGAGGCCTCATTTATTTATTATTATATGAATGCTTTAAAAAATGTAGATATAAGTTCAAAAACAAAAGTATTAAATTTAGGCATTAATAGTGGGGCAGAGTTTGAGGTCATAAAACAACTTTCAAATGATTATAAAAAGACTCACTTTACAGGAATTGATTTTTGCCAATCAGCTATAAATAAAGCTAAAATAAATTTTGATGAATCAAATTTTTCTTTTCTAACTGAAGATATAAATAATATAAATAATTTAGATTTAGGTAAGTTTGATTTGATAATATCTATTGGAACTTTACAAAGTACAACATTAAACTTTAAAACATTTTTTATGTCTTTGGTTCAAGATTATTTAGAAGATAGAGGTTCTATAATTTTGGGATTTCCAAATTGTAGGTGGATTGATACTCAAATGATTTATGGGGCAAAGGCTCCAAATTACAACTATTCAGAGTTGTCAATTTTGTTTAATGATGTGATATTTTGCAAAAAATATTTACAACAAAAAAAATATAGAGTTACTATTACAGGAAGAGATTATATATTTCTAACTGCAACATCGATAAAAAAAGGTTAA
- a CDS encoding lytic murein transglycosylase — MKLLFIFMFLFLNLSFAEDFNKIKSVKEFKSYMIKEHKFNEKELSKLFSNVKIQKDSLWFYTKPHKTDYKTHYWTDYSKNFLSEKKVQAGVDFLKKNNEALYKAYKEYKIPSAYIVAIIGIESNYGGFMGKNPTFDTLSTLAFKKNRRNSFFKKELEAYLVMTKKERVDPKEIKGSFAGAIGYCQFMPSNFKKVAVDLDENNQIRLDKPNDAIGSVANYLRMSGWQMGTPVAVKVSFDGKRFDKFKTGYTTSYDRNDLVGIKPIERFYYDKHVSLIKLKKKDSDELWYATKNFKVITTYNRSAYYAMAVHQLASKIKEEYLKQKNN; from the coding sequence ATGAAGTTATTATTTATTTTTATGTTTTTGTTTTTGAATCTTTCTTTTGCAGAAGATTTTAATAAGATAAAAAGTGTAAAAGAATTTAAAAGTTATATGATAAAAGAACATAAATTTAATGAAAAAGAACTATCAAAACTATTTTCAAATGTAAAGATTCAAAAAGATTCTTTATGGTTTTATACAAAACCTCATAAAACAGATTATAAGACACACTATTGGACAGATTATAGCAAAAATTTTTTATCAGAAAAGAAAGTACAAGCTGGAGTTGATTTTTTAAAAAAGAACAATGAAGCTTTATATAAGGCCTATAAAGAATATAAAATACCAAGTGCATATATAGTCGCAATAATTGGTATAGAGAGCAATTATGGTGGTTTTATGGGTAAGAATCCTACCTTTGATACTCTTAGCACCTTAGCCTTTAAAAAAAATAGAAGAAATAGCTTTTTTAAAAAGGAACTTGAAGCATATTTAGTTATGACTAAAAAAGAAAGAGTAGACCCAAAAGAGATTAAAGGTTCTTTTGCAGGAGCAATAGGTTATTGTCAATTTATGCCAAGTAATTTCAAAAAAGTAGCAGTTGATTTAGATGAAAACAATCAAATAAGACTTGACAAACCAAATGATGCAATTGGAAGTGTTGCAAATTATCTTAGAATGAGTGGATGGCAGATGGGAACTCCTGTTGCCGTAAAAGTTAGTTTTGATGGAAAAAGATTTGATAAGTTTAAAACTGGATATACAACTTCATATGATAGAAATGATTTAGTTGGTATAAAACCTATTGAAAGATTCTATTATGATAAGCATGTTAGTTTGATAAAATTGAAGAAAAAAGATAGTGATGAACTGTGGTATGCAACTAAGAACTTCAAAGTAATTACTACTTATAATAGAAGTGCTTATTATGCTATGGCAGTTCACCAATTAGCAAGTAAAATAAAAGAGGAATACCTAAAACAAAAAAATAATTAA
- a CDS encoding TlpA family protein disulfide reductase, with product MKYFLLLLTTLFLFTGCDEDAKTVIKDSPSFNELKEKKNEDIYNLVTTQGKKISLEYSKDILTSKDLNGKIILINFFATWCPPCKEELPVFAKLTEKYPNDFEVVSILFKDEISKSDLEVFMKKYKMNFPVTVGGDNERLAKDINNIQKIPESYLFTKDGVLIDKFIGPVNEQALENLIIKLKDQK from the coding sequence ATGAAATACTTTTTACTTTTATTGACAACTTTATTTTTATTTACAGGCTGCGATGAAGATGCAAAAACTGTTATAAAAGATAGCCCTAGTTTTAACGAGTTAAAAGAGAAAAAAAATGAAGATATATATAATTTAGTTACAACTCAAGGTAAAAAAATATCTTTAGAATACTCTAAAGATATTTTAACATCAAAAGATTTAAATGGAAAAATAATTTTAATAAATTTCTTCGCAACATGGTGCCCACCTTGTAAAGAAGAGCTACCTGTATTTGCAAAACTAACTGAAAAATATCCTAATGATTTTGAAGTAGTATCTATTTTATTCAAAGATGAAATTAGTAAAAGTGACTTAGAAGTATTTATGAAAAAGTATAAAATGAATTTTCCAGTAACTGTTGGTGGAGATAATGAAAGACTTGCAAAAGATATCAATAATATTCAAAAAATACCAGAATCATATCTTTTTACAAAAGATGGAGTATTAATTGATAAATTTATTGGCCCTGTTAATGAACAAGCCCTAGAAAACTTAATAATTAAGTTAAAAGACCAAAAGTAG
- a CDS encoding disulfide oxidoreductase: MKQKSNFILLSFIISLIATLGSLFFSEVMQFVPCTMCWYQRIFMYPLVLIFLINLLYPDDKIYKYTFVLITIGLLFSIYHNLLMFGIISEDMVPCVQGIPCSTVYINWFGFITIPFLSFIAYFLLFILQIQIYKNTKGK, encoded by the coding sequence ATGAAACAAAAGTCAAATTTTATTTTATTATCGTTTATAATTTCTCTAATTGCAACACTTGGAAGTCTATTTTTTAGTGAAGTGATGCAATTCGTTCCTTGTACAATGTGTTGGTATCAAAGAATATTTATGTATCCGCTTGTCTTAATATTTTTAATTAATTTATTATACCCAGATGATAAAATATATAAATATACTTTTGTTCTTATTACTATAGGTTTGTTGTTTAGTATTTATCATAATTTATTAATGTTTGGCATAATATCAGAAGATATGGTTCCTTGTGTACAAGGTATTCCTTGTTCTACTGTTTATATAAATTGGTTTGGATTTATTACAATACCATTTTTATCATTTATTGCATATTTTTTGCTTTTTATATTGCAAATACAAATTTACAAAAATACAAAAGGAAAATAA
- a CDS encoding ATP-binding protein, producing the protein MKKNFYLYIIFVPILAVLVSITLITLHNINELNTSADEDIKAFTKNYLIEQKTKIYNRVHFFSNIIKVKTAEFKSEQKVLLKDNVDKIEYYSKHLFHYHNYKKTAIKDKINDEMINHLFKNKHLNIIFDLKNYELLFDGNNLLKDVNLKSLSDITGVTILNKFRKFDRFIQFDLKGKRYLFYAKKTDDSELLILSGDSIDSINEDIKSKILSTNIKNRRLKEYRLKYLNVIKNYGEGFITYDYTKPESKEIFKKLSFFYLQKDWNWIIGTGFYFDDLDFKTEEFKSSIEKKIKRSVNTAIIVGILLIIFISIAIYFITSKLNKIINDYSDNLNKSNESLRKQKDVFKTLFDKSTDGIIIYSEDGYIINCNDSVVRMLEYEDKSFIINKKLQDISPKKQNENDTSILKEKLFQIVSFNNQTYNFEWVFLSKNSRKLFCEIRTTRLILDDNNIVHAIIRDITYKKELEEKNKRQQVMLAEESKKSALGEMLTMIAHQWRQPLNNINLLIHFVRDTFDTGKFSKEEIKNITLDMKAQIDYLSNTINDFTNFTNPKKTTTLFCIKDAIEKTYNLAIAQFEKNNIKVFIESDRIEIQGIENEFMQVILNILNNAKDALLESNNKEKLLFINAKEINNKLVLTIKDTAGGISNKVISRIFDPYFTTKHKRNGTGIGLYMSSQIIKQYKNGAIKASNESFNYNGKFYEGAVFTITLDLD; encoded by the coding sequence TTGAAAAAAAATTTTTATTTATATATTATATTTGTCCCTATCTTAGCTGTTTTAGTTTCAATTACATTAATTACTCTTCATAATATAAATGAATTAAATACAAGTGCTGATGAAGATATAAAGGCCTTTACTAAAAACTATTTAATTGAGCAAAAAACTAAGATTTATAATAGAGTACATTTTTTTTCAAATATTATAAAAGTTAAAACAGCTGAATTTAAAAGTGAACAAAAAGTTTTATTAAAAGATAATGTTGACAAAATCGAATACTATTCTAAGCATCTTTTTCATTATCACAATTATAAAAAAACTGCTATAAAAGATAAAATAAATGATGAGATGATAAATCATTTATTCAAAAATAAACACTTAAATATTATTTTTGATTTAAAAAATTATGAGTTATTATTTGATGGAAATAATTTACTAAAAGATGTAAATCTTAAATCTCTAAGTGACATAACTGGGGTAACAATATTAAATAAATTTAGAAAATTTGATAGATTTATACAATTTGATTTAAAAGGTAAACGATATCTATTTTATGCAAAGAAAACAGATGATTCTGAATTATTAATTTTAAGTGGTGATAGTATTGATTCCATTAATGAAGATATAAAAAGTAAAATTTTAAGTACAAATATTAAAAATAGACGATTAAAAGAGTATAGACTTAAATATTTAAATGTTATTAAAAATTATGGTGAAGGTTTTATAACATATGATTATACAAAACCAGAAAGCAAAGAAATCTTTAAAAAACTCTCTTTTTTTTATTTACAAAAAGATTGGAATTGGATTATTGGAACTGGATTTTATTTTGATGATTTAGACTTTAAAACAGAAGAATTTAAATCCTCAATTGAAAAGAAAATAAAAAGAAGTGTTAATACCGCAATTATAGTTGGTATTTTATTAATTATTTTTATTTCAATTGCCATATATTTTATAACTTCAAAATTAAATAAAATAATCAATGACTATTCAGATAATTTAAATAAAAGTAATGAGAGTTTAAGAAAACAAAAAGATGTTTTTAAAACACTATTTGATAAATCCACTGATGGTATTATTATTTATTCAGAAGATGGATATATCATCAATTGTAATGATTCAGTAGTAAGAATGTTAGAATATGAAGATAAGTCTTTTATTATAAATAAAAAACTACAAGATATATCTCCTAAAAAACAAAATGAAAATGATACTTCCATATTAAAAGAAAAACTTTTTCAAATAGTCTCTTTTAACAATCAAACATATAACTTTGAATGGGTATTTCTTTCAAAAAATAGTAGAAAACTATTTTGTGAAATAAGAACTACTAGGTTAATTTTGGATGATAATAATATTGTTCATGCAATAATTAGAGATATTACATACAAAAAAGAGTTAGAAGAAAAAAATAAAAGACAACAAGTTATGCTTGCAGAAGAGTCAAAAAAGTCAGCTTTAGGTGAAATGCTTACAATGATAGCACACCAATGGAGACAACCTTTAAATAATATAAATTTACTAATTCATTTTGTTAGGGATACTTTTGATACTGGGAAATTTTCAAAAGAAGAGATCAAAAATATAACTTTAGATATGAAAGCACAAATAGATTATTTGTCAAATACAATTAATGATTTTACAAATTTCACAAATCCAAAAAAAACCACTACACTTTTTTGTATAAAAGATGCTATTGAAAAGACTTATAATCTAGCTATTGCACAGTTTGAAAAAAATAATATAAAAGTATTTATCGAATCAGACAGAATAGAAATTCAGGGAATAGAAAATGAGTTTATGCAGGTTATTTTAAATATATTAAATAATGCAAAAGATGCACTTCTTGAAAGTAATAATAAGGAAAAATTACTTTTTATAAATGCAAAAGAGATAAATAATAAACTGGTACTCACTATTAAAGATACAGCTGGTGGGATTTCAAATAAAGTCATTTCTAGAATCTTTGATCCATATTTTACAACTAAACATAAACGTAATGGCACAGGAATTGGTTTATATATGAGCAGTCAGATTATCAAGCAGTATAAAAATGGGGCAATTAAAGCTAGTAATGAGAGCTTTAATTACAATGGTAAATTTTATGAAGGGGCTGTGTTTACAATTACTTTAGATTTAGATTAG
- a CDS encoding ABC transporter ATP-binding protein translates to MKKDDITLKKIFNLIIKNKKDLIWGQIFTLIAISLSIPIPLMLPALVDEVLLKKPGFFVDNINHYFSSGSALYYITIVAIAVILLRILYFLFSAITTKIFTKISKFVTFKIREKILLHLKQVNMNEYESMGSGAITSNLVTDVNTLDSFIINGAGKFISSVLTLIGVSIVMITIDPILGFMILIIQPIIILLSKRISKSVGQLKKKENEAVENFQNNLGETLDLFGQIKASNKEKYFFNQSIKNALNVKKTSDEFNFKSVAYERFSFTIFLIAFEILRASGLVMVAYSNLSIGMMFAMFGYIWFIMTPIQDILSIQYSYANASAALKRINKIFQLKKENTGIIKLPLEIKDIEIDIKNLYFSYIKDKPILKDISLNIKPKDKVALIGASGSGKTTLAQIIAGFYQKNSGEITYNNINIDEINKESLRKNIFLVLQMPILFNNTLRFNISMDNENINDEDIYEALKIAQLYESIQNMPDGLDTIVGKHGVRLSGGQRQRLSIARMIVSKANVVIFDESTSALDVHTETKLFNSLQPILKDKTIITIAHRLSTVKNADKIFVLENGEIVQRGSHAELEDVEGHYQDFLKNQLI, encoded by the coding sequence ATGAAAAAAGATGACATAACTTTAAAAAAAATATTCAATTTAATAATAAAAAATAAAAAAGATCTCATTTGGGGACAAATTTTTACACTTATTGCTATTAGTTTAAGTATTCCAATACCTTTAATGCTTCCAGCACTTGTGGATGAAGTATTATTAAAAAAACCAGGTTTTTTTGTAGATAATATAAATCATTATTTCTCTTCAGGGAGTGCTTTATATTATATAACAATTGTAGCAATTGCAGTTATACTTTTGAGAATCTTATATTTTTTATTTAGTGCGATTACTACTAAAATTTTTACTAAAATATCAAAATTTGTAACTTTTAAAATTAGAGAAAAAATATTATTACATTTAAAACAAGTAAATATGAATGAATACGAAAGTATGGGCTCAGGAGCTATTACTTCAAATTTGGTAACTGATGTTAATACTTTGGATTCTTTTATAATAAATGGTGCTGGTAAGTTTATCTCATCTGTTTTAACTTTGATTGGTGTTTCTATTGTTATGATTACAATAGATCCAATTTTGGGCTTTATGATACTTATTATTCAACCAATAATTATACTTTTATCAAAAAGAATCTCAAAAAGTGTTGGACAATTAAAGAAAAAAGAGAATGAAGCAGTTGAAAACTTTCAAAATAATTTAGGAGAAACTCTTGATTTATTTGGTCAAATAAAAGCAAGTAACAAAGAAAAATACTTTTTTAACCAATCAATAAAAAATGCACTAAATGTGAAAAAAACATCAGATGAGTTTAACTTTAAAAGTGTAGCTTACGAGAGATTTTCATTTACTATATTTTTAATTGCTTTTGAAATTTTAAGGGCATCTGGGCTTGTAATGGTTGCTTATAGTAACCTCTCAATTGGTATGATGTTTGCTATGTTTGGATATATTTGGTTTATAATGACACCGATTCAAGATATTTTATCTATTCAATACTCTTATGCAAATGCAAGTGCAGCACTTAAAAGAATCAATAAAATCTTCCAACTTAAAAAAGAAAATACAGGAATCATTAAATTACCACTTGAAATAAAAGATATTGAAATAGATATAAAAAATTTATATTTTTCATATATAAAAGATAAACCTATTTTAAAAGATATAAGTTTAAATATAAAACCAAAAGATAAAGTTGCTCTAATAGGAGCAAGTGGAAGTGGTAAAACTACTTTAGCTCAAATCATCGCTGGCTTTTATCAAAAGAATTCTGGAGAAATCACTTACAACAACATCAATATCGATGAAATAAATAAAGAGTCTTTGCGTAAAAATATCTTTTTAGTTTTGCAAATGCCAATTTTATTTAACAATACACTCAGATTTAATATTTCTATGGATAATGAAAATATCAATGACGAAGATATTTATGAAGCTCTTAAAATCGCTCAATTGTATGAAAGCATACAAAACATGCCAGATGGTTTAGATACTATTGTAGGCAAACATGGTGTTAGATTAAGCGGAGGTCAACGACAAAGGTTATCAATAGCAAGAATGATTGTATCAAAAGCAAATGTTGTTATTTTTGATGAATCAACATCAGCTTTAGATGTCCATACTGAAACAAAACTTTTCAATTCACTACAACCTATCTTAAAAGATAAAACTATAATTACTATTGCCCATAGATTAAGTACAGTTAAAAATGCAGATAAAATTTTTGTGTTAGAAAATGGTGAAATTGTACAAAGGGGAAGCCATGCTGAACTTGAAGATGTGGAAGGGCATTACCAAGATTTTTTAAAAAATCAACTAATCTAA
- a CDS encoding HAD family hydrolase, which yields MKKYILFDNDGVLVETEPLYFEASKRALKEFFNVNIQFDDYMKIMTEGNGVWVAAPSATKEEIIIARNKRDIYYQQYLKKEDIAIENVHDVLNELSKKYKMGIVTTSRRVDFEIIHENRGITDFMDFVLCVEDYARSKPHPDPYLKGLEKFNATNEEAIVIEDSQRGLIAAHSANIDCAIVYNEFTKTQDFSKAKYKISKLEDILKILD from the coding sequence ATGAAAAAATATATACTTTTTGATAATGACGGAGTTTTAGTAGAAACAGAACCACTTTATTTTGAAGCTAGTAAAAGAGCTTTAAAAGAATTTTTTAATGTAAATATTCAATTTGATGATTATATGAAAATTATGACAGAAGGAAATGGAGTTTGGGTTGCTGCTCCTAGTGCAACAAAAGAAGAGATTATAATTGCAAGAAATAAAAGAGATATATATTATCAGCAGTATTTAAAAAAAGAAGATATTGCTATTGAGAATGTGCATGATGTCTTAAATGAACTTAGCAAAAAATATAAAATGGGTATTGTTACTACTTCAAGACGTGTTGATTTTGAAATAATTCATGAAAACCGTGGGATTACTGATTTTATGGATTTTGTTTTGTGTGTTGAAGATTATGCAAGATCAAAACCACACCCTGACCCTTATTTAAAAGGTTTAGAAAAGTTTAATGCTACAAATGAAGAAGCTATAGTAATAGAAGACTCGCAAAGAGGTTTAATTGCAGCGCATAGTGCAAATATTGATTGCGCCATAGTTTATAATGAATTTACAAAAACTCAAGATTTTTCAAAAGCAAAATACAAAATATCAAAATTAGAAGATATTTTAAAAATTTTAGATTAG
- the pgp3 gene encoding peptidoglycan metallopeptidase Pgp3 codes for MNIFINTLLLTLFTTLAFSNSMNVYQYQNNINNAKKLYLNNDPLQIKYEKNIANGQTLLIQIINEKISDPKLTFGNINLPFYKEPFKKNSFYALVPISYYHKLESEKVIISYVRNNRRLFTSIKIYIYGGNYESEKIEVADSKINLNKKASIRVNTEYKEAMQIYNTNTKEMLWEKDFTFPMYSKITSEFGTKRVYNGQLKSYHSGIDFRADIGSPVGAANDGIVRFAGNRFYSGNSIIIDHGQGIFTCYFHLSKILVKKGQKVKRDERIGLSGDTGRITGPHLHFGTRIHGILVDPQELFKLLNELNERY; via the coding sequence ATGAATATTTTTATAAACACCCTACTTTTAACCCTATTTACGACCCTTGCATTTTCAAATTCGATGAATGTTTATCAATATCAAAACAATATCAATAATGCAAAAAAACTATACTTAAATAATGATCCTCTACAAATAAAATATGAAAAAAATATCGCTAATGGACAAACTTTATTAATACAAATAATAAATGAAAAAATTTCAGACCCTAAATTAACTTTTGGAAATATTAATTTACCTTTTTATAAAGAGCCCTTTAAAAAAAACTCTTTTTATGCTCTTGTCCCTATTTCTTATTATCATAAACTAGAAAGTGAAAAAGTTATAATTTCATATGTAAGAAATAATAGAAGATTATTTACCTCAATAAAAATATATATTTATGGAGGAAATTATGAAAGTGAAAAAATAGAAGTTGCAGATTCAAAAATAAATCTAAATAAAAAAGCTAGTATAAGAGTTAACACAGAATATAAAGAAGCAATGCAGATTTATAATACAAATACAAAAGAGATGCTTTGGGAAAAAGATTTTACTTTTCCTATGTATAGTAAAATTACAAGTGAGTTTGGTACTAAAAGAGTTTATAATGGTCAATTAAAAAGTTACCATAGTGGAATTGATTTTAGGGCAGATATTGGAAGTCCTGTAGGAGCAGCTAATGATGGAATTGTAAGATTTGCTGGAAATAGATTTTATTCTGGAAACTCAATCATAATTGACCATGGACAAGGTATTTTCACTTGTTATTTTCACCTAAGTAAAATTTTAGTAAAAAAGGGTCAAAAAGTAAAAAGGGATGAAAGAATAGGTTTATCTGGGGATACAGGAAGAATAACAGGTCCACACTTACATTTTGGAACAAGGATTCATGGGATATTAGTTGATCCGCAAGAGCTTTTTAAACTACTTAATGAACTTAATGAAAGATACTAA
- a CDS encoding CPXCG motif-containing cysteine-rich protein — protein MEELNLTCPYCRQAITILLDTGVFGYTEIVDDCEVCCRPIEVSYNVEDGIVTTFNYNLIEGNEF, from the coding sequence ATGGAAGAGTTAAATTTAACCTGTCCTTATTGCAGACAAGCCATAACTATTTTACTAGATACGGGAGTCTTTGGATATACAGAGATAGTTGATGATTGTGAAGTTTGTTGTAGACCTATTGAAGTTTCTTACAATGTAGAAGATGGTATAGTAACAACATTTAATTATAATTTAATAGAAGGAAATGAATTTTAA
- a CDS encoding YebC/PmpR family DNA-binding transcriptional regulator has translation MGRAFEYRKAAKMKRWGNMSRVFPKLARAIEVAAKAGVPDPEMNSALRTAILNAKAENMPKTNIDAAIKRASGKDSANFSEVNFEGKGPHGVLIFVETATDNNTRTVANVKMYFNKNGGSMAPTGSLEFFFDRKAIFEFNKTEDMSIEELELELIDAGLEEIEEEDGVVLVTADYKDFGTLNKAFEDMGIELTKAKLERISNNPQEFTEEQQEEIGKLLEKIEDDDDVQAVYTNIA, from the coding sequence ATGGGTAGAGCCTTTGAATATAGAAAAGCAGCCAAAATGAAAAGATGGGGAAACATGTCAAGAGTTTTCCCAAAATTAGCTAGAGCAATTGAAGTAGCAGCAAAAGCTGGAGTTCCAGATCCTGAGATGAATTCAGCACTTAGAACAGCTATTTTAAATGCAAAAGCTGAAAATATGCCAAAAACAAATATTGATGCAGCTATTAAAAGAGCATCAGGAAAAGATTCAGCAAACTTTTCAGAAGTAAACTTTGAAGGTAAAGGTCCTCATGGTGTTTTGATTTTTGTAGAAACTGCAACGGACAATAACACAAGAACAGTAGCAAATGTTAAAATGTACTTTAATAAAAATGGTGGTTCTATGGCGCCTACTGGTTCATTAGAATTCTTTTTTGATAGAAAAGCAATTTTTGAATTCAATAAAACTGAAGATATGAGTATTGAAGAGTTAGAGCTTGAATTAATTGATGCTGGTTTAGAAGAGATTGAAGAAGAAGATGGAGTTGTTTTAGTAACAGCTGATTATAAAGATTTTGGTACTTTGAATAAAGCCTTTGAGGATATGGGAATTGAACTTACTAAAGCAAAATTAGAGCGAATTTCAAATAATCCTCAAGAATTTACAGAAGAACAACAAGAAGAAATCGGTAAATTATTAGAAAAAATTGAAGATGATGATGATGTTCAAGCTGTTTATACAAATATAGCATAA
- a CDS encoding peroxiredoxin has product MSQSSDLAIPLDDGKCNHLMGMNLPNVVLTSTSDKRVDLSKLKGLSVLYFYPKTGRPDIKSPDGWDEIPGAKGCTPQSCSFRDKNEIFEKLNVKVYGISTQSTSYQKEVVQRLHLPYEILSDEELRLTKELNLPTFDVDNMILTKRFTLICKDSKIIKVFYPVFPPEKNPEEVLDWIEKN; this is encoded by the coding sequence ATGAGTCAATCAAGTGATTTAGCTATTCCTTTAGATGATGGTAAATGTAATCATCTAATGGGAATGAATTTACCAAATGTAGTTTTAACTTCTACAAGTGATAAGAGGGTTGATTTATCAAAGTTAAAAGGCTTGAGTGTACTTTATTTTTATCCTAAAACAGGAAGACCAGATATAAAATCACCTGATGGTTGGGATGAAATCCCAGGGGCAAAAGGTTGTACTCCACAATCTTGCTCTTTCAGAGATAAGAATGAAATCTTTGAAAAACTTAATGTTAAAGTTTATGGAATAAGTACTCAATCAACTTCTTATCAAAAAGAAGTTGTGCAAAGATTACATTTACCATATGAGATACTTAGTGATGAAGAGTTAAGATTAACAAAAGAGCTAAATTTACCAACTTTTGATGTTGATAATATGATTTTAACAAAAAGATTTACCTTGATATGCAAGGACAGTAAAATAATTAAAGTTTTTTATCCTGTTTTCCCTCCTGAAAAAAATCCAGAAGAAGTACTTGATTGGATAGAAAAAAATTAG